Proteins encoded together in one Quercus lobata isolate SW786 chromosome 3, ValleyOak3.0 Primary Assembly, whole genome shotgun sequence window:
- the LOC115979624 gene encoding serine/threonine-protein phosphatase 7 long form homolog: protein MQIHRYARCYILALIGDKLFMDKSGDRVHLMFLDFMRNLRDPPQYSWGSGCLAWLYRELCRASEKGASQIGGACTLVQYWAWARLPFLCPRIEPPPGCDYGPWPYAPLASKWVRVPSSKSRPSGMALVHYRELLVTMQPEQIVWQPYEAHFGHLPEFCVAGRDTWTARVPLVCFCIVERHHPDRVLRQFGLAQERPDHVVYDDRLHKIDLRGKVEKNWREEHRPYIISWEMRRQQLCHAPPQIGEMPRNHAYYVWYRPVTRKYVDRNSAKLDIMIQSHLALLAMLPEGSQAHNHVRRVLNNVAGLGGGPAVNEHANNGDETELAAAATPSTSAAPVSTPTRGHRATTSPSTSAARGRLWPATATPSTSAVRGRGRRATTPRVVTTLEMPPPIPQASPQPEVPSPIPYASPQPEY, encoded by the exons ATGCAGATACACCGGTATGCCCGGTGCTATATTTTAGCGCTAATAGGGGACAAACTTTTCATGGACAAGTCAGGAGATAGGGTGCATTTGATGTTCCTGGACTTCATGCGTAATCTTCGTGATCCGCCACAGTATAGTTGGGGTAGTGGTTGCCTGGCCTGGTTATATAGGGAGTTGTGTCGGGCAAGCGAGAAAGGGGCATCGCAGATTGGTGGGGCGTGCACGTTGGTCCAGTATTGGGCATGGGCAAGGTTGCCATTCTTGTGCCCGAGGATAGAGCCCCCACCTGGATGTGATTATGGCCCATGGCCATATGCTCCACTTGCATCTAA GTGGGTGCGGGTGCCAAGCTCGAAGAGTAGGCCATCCGGCATGGCCTTGGTCCACTATCGCGAGCTATTAGTTACAATGCAGCCAGAGCAg ATTGTGTGGCAGCCATACGAGGCACACTTCGGCCACCTTCCTGAGTTCTGCGTTGCAGGGAGGGATACGTGGACAGCAAGGGTGCcgcttgtgtgtttttgtatagTAGAGAGACACCACCCAGACCGTGTCCTTCGACAGTTTGGCTTGGCGCAGGAGCGGCCTGACCATGTTGTCTACGATGATAGGCTGCATAAAATCGACTTACGTGGGAAGGTGGAAAAGAATTGGAGGGAGGAGCATCGACCATATATCATTTCCTGGGAAATGAGACGACAACAACTTTGTCATGCACCTCCTCAGATTGGTGAGATGCCCCGCAATCATGCCTATTACGTCTGGTACCGTCCGGTCACTCGAAAGTATGTCGACCGCAACAGCGCTAAATTAGATATTATG ATTCAAAGCCATTTAGCGCTGTTGGCGATGCTTCCTGAAGGCAGCCAAGCTCACAACCATGTCCGGCGTGTCCTAAATAATGTGGCTGGCCTTGGTGGTGGTCCTGCAGTAAATGAGCATGCAAACAATGGGGATGAGACTGAACTAGCAGCTGCTGCAACCCCAAGCACAAGTGCAGCACCCGTAAGTACACCGACCCGTGGTCATCGTGCTACTACAAGCCCAAGCACAAGCGCAGCTAGGGGTCGTCTTTGGCCTGCTACAGCAACCCCAAGCACAAGTGCAGTCAGGGGCCGTGGTCGGCGTGCAACAACCCCTCGGGTTGTAACTACTCTTGAGATGCCTCCACCCATCCCGCAGGCATCTCCTCAGCCTGAGGTCCCTTCACCCATCCCATATGCATCTCCTCAGCCTGAG TATTGA
- the LOC115979632 gene encoding uncharacterized protein LOC115979632, with translation MQAMKEQMEVMMNALKGRVSSDLDDLVNRIDLPFTAPVNSFPLPSKFCIPQIDSYDGVRDPLDHLETFKTLMHLQRVAEAIMCRAFPTTLKGAARIWFSWLTPNSISTFKELSAQFIAHFIGGHRYKKSTACLMSIKLREEETLRAYVSHFNKKALSIDEANNKILVAAFTNGLKKGKFLFSLYKNDPKTMLEVLYRATKYMNTEDALLAQEERPKKRERQEDTWQDQDRKKVRIGDRRDERRPKPLGGRFTPLTASIDQVLMQIEDEGALTFPRKLKSDPNKQPKDKYYCFHCDHGHDTTDCYDLKQQIEALIRQGKLQKFISKERTDPPHKTNTPDGIMSDRDPP, from the coding sequence atgcaggcgatgaaggaacagatggaagtTATGATGAACGCTCTTAAGGGACGAGTGTCCAGTGATCTTGATGACCTCGTTAACCGAATTGACTTGCCGTTCACCGCtcccgtcaactccttccccctgcctAGTAAGTTCTGCATACCACAAATAGACAGTTATGACGGGGTCAGGGACCCTCTAGACCATCTAGAGACCTttaagaccctgatgcaccttcaaagAGTAGCAGAAGCGATCATGTGTAGGGCTTTCCCTACAACGCTGAAGGGTGCGgcaagaatttggttcagctGGCTGacgcccaactccatcagcaccttcaaggagctaagtGCTCAATTTATTGCACACTTCATTGGAGGACATCGATACAAGAAGTCTACGGCTTGCTTAATGAGTATCAAACTGCGAGAGGAGGAAACATTGAGAGCCTACGTATCCCACTTTAATAAGAAGGCACTCTCGATTGATGAAGCCAACAACAAGATACTTGTAgcggcattcacgaatgggctgaagaagggtaagtttttgttctccctgtACAAAAATGATCCGAAAACCATGTTAGAagtgctttacagggccaccaaatatatgaacacTGAAGACGCGTTGTTGGCCCAAGAAGAAAggccaaagaaaagagaaaggcaaGAAGACACCTGGCAGGACCAAGACCGGAAGAAAGTAAGGATAGGAGACCGAAGGGATGAAAGACGCCCTAAGCCCCTGGGGGGAAGATTCACTCCGTTGACCGCCTCAATAGatcaagtcctaatgcaaatcGAGGACGAGGGGGCTCTGACGTTCCCTAGAAAGTTGAAGAGTGATCCCAACAAACAGCCTAAGGATAAATATTACTGCTTCCACTGTGACCATGGTCACGACACAACCGATTGCTATGACCTAAAACAGCAAattgaggcccttatcagacaaggaaaacTGCAGAAGTTCATTAGTAAGGAGAGAACAGATCCACCTCACAAGACTAACACCCCCGATGGGATAATGAGCGACCGAGACCCCCCATAG